From one Bacteroides intestinalis DSM 17393 genomic stretch:
- a CDS encoding DUF4434 domain-containing protein has product MKRTFLLLFSLFSLVSMQAENKVSLTLIPPGKITNKVDLDIRGGIVNESASQQTYQVALYWNKENKDALLYETVVTIPAGKAETVKVVIPTKDRVGKNKVIFKVANEDKTCRKTKDIEVIESDIRSIQQISGAWTGIYHWSEIEGKHWNQDIKKMTDDQWRELIRSMNKLEMNMVVIQEVFRNEEYVGKHTTNVDNYVGKAFYPSKLYPGRMELTAKDPIEAILTEADKQGMNVLMGVGMFAWFDFTPESLEWHKRVAKELWDMYGHHESFYAFYVSEESGGGLDNWEQRPEMRKKRKDDIVNFFKEFKAYCNGFAPDKPIMLATNSFEVPNGMDTYPALMEHLDILCPFGFARMPDGDLTGKEAANMLQKVCDEAKAHLWFDLEVFLFNPDNSLYPRPVEEIIRDLNLFDNFEKILCYQFPGVFNDPKMSIRVGEARTIDLFNGYMKYLKELKAKNKKRK; this is encoded by the coding sequence ATGAAACGTACTTTTTTACTTCTTTTTTCTTTGTTCAGTCTGGTGAGTATGCAGGCAGAGAATAAAGTGAGCTTAACTTTAATACCTCCGGGAAAAATCACCAATAAGGTCGATCTGGATATCCGCGGTGGTATTGTGAACGAAAGTGCTTCACAACAGACTTATCAGGTAGCTTTGTATTGGAATAAAGAGAATAAGGATGCACTGTTATACGAAACGGTTGTGACAATCCCTGCCGGAAAGGCCGAAACGGTGAAGGTGGTTATACCTACCAAGGATCGGGTGGGAAAGAATAAAGTGATCTTCAAGGTAGCCAATGAAGATAAGACCTGTCGGAAGACAAAGGATATAGAAGTGATTGAATCGGACATTCGCTCTATCCAACAGATATCCGGTGCCTGGACGGGCATCTATCACTGGAGTGAAATCGAAGGAAAACATTGGAATCAGGATATCAAGAAGATGACCGACGATCAGTGGAGAGAGTTGATTCGTTCCATGAATAAGCTGGAAATGAATATGGTGGTTATACAGGAAGTTTTCCGTAATGAAGAATATGTAGGCAAACATACTACCAATGTGGATAACTATGTAGGTAAAGCCTTCTATCCTTCCAAACTGTATCCCGGCCGTATGGAACTTACAGCCAAAGATCCGATTGAGGCCATCCTGACGGAAGCCGATAAACAGGGCATGAACGTACTGATGGGAGTGGGTATGTTTGCTTGGTTCGACTTTACCCCCGAATCTTTGGAATGGCACAAGCGGGTGGCTAAAGAACTGTGGGATATGTATGGTCACCATGAATCCTTTTATGCTTTCTATGTGTCCGAAGAGAGTGGCGGTGGTCTGGATAACTGGGAACAACGCCCCGAAATGCGTAAAAAGAGAAAAGACGATATTGTGAATTTCTTCAAAGAGTTTAAGGCTTACTGTAACGGATTTGCACCGGACAAACCGATCATGTTGGCTACCAACAGTTTTGAAGTTCCCAACGGAATGGATACGTATCCGGCACTTATGGAACATCTGGATATCTTGTGTCCATTCGGATTTGCCCGTATGCCGGATGGTGATCTGACCGGTAAGGAAGCGGCTAACATGTTGCAGAAAGTTTGTGATGAGGCTAAAGCTCATTTGTGGTTCGACCTGGAAGTATTCCTGTTCAATCCAGATAACTCCCTCTATCCCCGTCCGGTAGAAGAAATCATCCGTGACCTGAACCTGTTTGATAACTTTGAGAAGATTCTTTGCTATCAGTTCCCGGGTGTATTCAATGATCCGAAGATGTCTATCCGTGTGGGCGAAGCACGCACTATCGACTTGTTCAACGGATACATGAAATACCTGAAAGAATTGAAAGCTAAAAATAAGAAACGTAAATAA
- a CDS encoding ADP-ribosylglycohydrolase family protein gives MSMSKRNLIWLLMAFFFIADLAAAVHKGNKEVVLSEQSLRDKVKGAWAGQTLGCSYGGPTEFKFLGTIIQDYIPIPWDKHTVKNWYDTFPGLYDDVYVDLTFVEVFERCGLAAPIDSFATAFGRTEYPLWHANQVARYNLLQGMKAPQSGYWKNNPHAHCIDFQIEADFAGIMSPGMPNQAAEICDRVGHIMSYGEGWYGGVYVAAMYSLAYVSNDIEYIVKEALKVIPEESDFHKCMSDVIRWHRKYPKDWKRTWFELQNKWSEEISCPEGIHNSFNIGTKINGAYILLGLLYGQGDFTKTIDIATRAGQDSDCNPASAAGILGTMIGYSNIPESWKEALYEVEDIPFSHTDISLNKAYDMTYRHASEMLQKHGNGKAGTDFIIRRENIRPVALEVAFENLKVSDKLTIEKSIDDVNPFSFEGTGLVVKGYVAGGLPADYTAEMDVYIDGQFYETTALPQYINHRKCELFFCYDRPVGKHTVTFKWKNPVSNGKIWITEVIIYTTKQI, from the coding sequence ATGAGTATGTCGAAAAGAAATCTAATATGGCTCCTGATGGCTTTCTTCTTTATAGCCGATCTGGCTGCCGCCGTTCATAAAGGAAATAAAGAAGTTGTTCTGTCCGAGCAGAGCCTGCGTGATAAAGTGAAGGGCGCATGGGCGGGGCAGACCCTGGGATGCAGTTACGGGGGACCTACTGAGTTTAAATTCTTGGGAACTATCATTCAGGATTATATTCCCATTCCCTGGGATAAGCATACGGTCAAGAATTGGTATGATACCTTTCCCGGTTTGTATGATGATGTTTATGTGGATCTGACTTTTGTGGAAGTCTTCGAAAGATGCGGGCTGGCTGCTCCGATTGATTCTTTTGCGACGGCTTTCGGGCGGACAGAATATCCATTGTGGCATGCCAACCAGGTAGCCCGCTACAATCTGTTGCAGGGGATGAAAGCACCCCAGAGTGGTTACTGGAAGAATAACCCTCATGCACATTGCATCGACTTCCAGATTGAAGCGGATTTTGCCGGGATTATGTCACCGGGAATGCCTAATCAGGCCGCTGAAATCTGCGATAGGGTGGGGCATATCATGTCCTATGGTGAAGGATGGTATGGCGGAGTTTATGTGGCAGCCATGTACTCTCTGGCTTATGTCAGCAATGATATAGAATATATCGTAAAAGAAGCGTTGAAGGTGATACCGGAAGAAAGCGATTTCCACAAATGTATGTCGGACGTAATTCGCTGGCACAGGAAATATCCGAAAGACTGGAAACGAACCTGGTTCGAGTTGCAGAACAAGTGGAGCGAAGAAATCAGTTGTCCCGAAGGCATTCATAACTCCTTTAATATCGGTACGAAGATAAACGGTGCCTATATACTCCTGGGCTTGCTTTACGGACAGGGGGACTTCACAAAGACCATAGATATCGCCACGCGTGCCGGTCAGGACTCCGACTGTAATCCGGCTTCAGCCGCAGGCATCCTGGGAACCATGATAGGATACAGCAACATCCCCGAATCCTGGAAAGAAGCTTTGTATGAAGTAGAAGACATACCTTTCTCCCATACGGATATCAGTCTGAATAAAGCCTATGACATGACGTACAGACATGCCAGCGAGATGTTGCAGAAACATGGAAACGGGAAGGCAGGAACAGACTTCATAATCAGACGGGAGAACATCAGACCTGTTGCTTTGGAAGTAGCTTTTGAGAATCTGAAAGTGAGCGATAAACTTACAATAGAGAAATCCATAGATGATGTAAATCCCTTCTCTTTCGAAGGAACCGGACTGGTTGTAAAAGGATACGTGGCAGGTGGGCTTCCGGCGGACTATACGGCGGAGATGGATGTATATATCGATGGACAGTTCTATGAAACCACCGCCTTGCCCCAATATATCAATCACCGGAAGTGTGAATTGTTCTTCTGCTATGACCGTCCTGTAGGGAAGCACACTGTAACTTTTAAATGGAAAAATCCAGTATCGAACGGGAAAATATGGATAACCGAAGTAATAATCTATACAACGAAACAAATATGA
- a CDS encoding DUF4434 domain-containing protein, with protein MKNILSLISISSLLLVLAACGSKQAPTAEEIIAKARAVKTLNAYDEMSCVVYEMKGLPESPQTSIDRFISDDCVEGTGSFELKYSFSGNASGTESVYIQQSGGDYRSDLSFHPLGLSIWVKGNKNNKGTFRFMLIQDVDQFTQDALHDKDRWQFFEYVDKDVLTKEEWTRVVMPYEAFTFAKGRDLGENKLVLNRLEGYRLEITNDDNSACTDEVCIDNLEQLTSYTPEFKGTPKFSSVFIQLNSVYKETDWDVEFKASREVGIDTWIIQYAEGFNDRTNEKSSFYSPTNLPWVTKQYDIMNRMFDAAERNGMKLIVGLYPGDYSKEDTTKPEQYEFLVERNKQVFDELFALWGNHPSLAGWYITEEFHDGSYPVGWQQEPALSMLANYLQTVAAYVKSKSPKEVCIAPALWRGMPADLCGKWFGKIFAQTPDIDVLYLQDIGGRCLVDFDVDLPNWFAEIKKACDANGVIFGVDIESFKECWCPRITMRTKPWIELEEQLRVAGMFTDHITNFSWATFKPGTDTYEGYKKYLERK; from the coding sequence ATGAAAAATATACTATCCCTAATCAGTATTTCTTCTCTGCTGCTTGTGTTGGCGGCTTGCGGTAGTAAACAGGCCCCCACAGCAGAGGAGATAATAGCGAAAGCACGTGCGGTAAAGACTTTGAATGCTTACGACGAGATGAGCTGTGTGGTGTACGAAATGAAAGGACTTCCCGAGTCACCGCAAACCTCGATAGACCGTTTTATCAGCGATGACTGTGTGGAGGGAACGGGAAGCTTTGAGCTTAAATACTCTTTTTCCGGCAATGCGTCCGGAACCGAATCCGTATATATCCAGCAGAGTGGGGGAGACTATCGCAGTGATTTGTCTTTCCATCCGTTGGGACTTTCCATCTGGGTGAAAGGTAATAAGAATAATAAAGGTACCTTCCGTTTCATGCTTATTCAGGATGTGGATCAGTTTACGCAGGATGCGCTTCATGACAAAGATCGCTGGCAGTTCTTCGAGTATGTGGATAAGGATGTACTGACCAAGGAAGAATGGACACGTGTAGTGATGCCTTATGAGGCCTTTACTTTTGCCAAAGGGCGTGATCTGGGCGAAAACAAACTGGTTCTGAACCGTCTTGAAGGTTATCGTCTTGAAATCACGAACGATGATAACAGCGCATGTACAGATGAGGTTTGCATCGACAATCTGGAGCAGCTGACCTCTTATACTCCTGAATTCAAGGGAACTCCCAAGTTCTCCAGTGTTTTCATTCAGCTGAATAGCGTCTATAAAGAGACCGACTGGGACGTAGAATTCAAAGCAAGCCGTGAAGTGGGCATTGACACTTGGATTATCCAGTATGCCGAAGGTTTCAATGACCGTACGAATGAGAAATCTTCTTTCTATTCGCCGACAAATCTGCCGTGGGTGACCAAGCAATATGATATCATGAACCGAATGTTCGATGCTGCCGAGCGTAACGGGATGAAGCTGATTGTTGGACTATATCCCGGTGATTACAGCAAGGAAGATACTACAAAACCGGAACAATATGAATTTCTGGTGGAGCGTAATAAACAAGTATTCGATGAACTGTTTGCCCTTTGGGGGAATCATCCCAGCCTGGCGGGATGGTACATAACCGAAGAATTTCATGACGGCTCGTATCCGGTAGGCTGGCAGCAGGAACCCGCCTTGTCTATGCTGGCTAATTATTTGCAGACAGTGGCGGCTTATGTGAAGTCGAAGTCTCCGAAAGAAGTCTGCATAGCTCCTGCTTTGTGGAGGGGAATGCCTGCTGATCTCTGCGGAAAATGGTTTGGTAAGATATTTGCCCAGACTCCCGATATAGATGTACTTTATCTTCAGGATATAGGCGGACGTTGTCTGGTAGATTTTGATGTGGACCTGCCCAACTGGTTTGCCGAAATAAAGAAAGCCTGCGATGCTAACGGAGTGATTTTCGGAGTAGATATAGAGTCGTTCAAAGAGTGCTGGTGTCCGAGAATTACCATGCGGACCAAACCCTGGATCGAGCTGGAGGAACAGCTGAGAGTAGCCGGAATGTTTACCGATCATATCACGAATTTCAGTTGGGCCACCTTCAAGCCGGGAACAGATACCTATGAAGGGTATAAGAAATATCTTGAAAGAAAATAA
- a CDS encoding SGNH/GDSL hydrolase family protein, which produces MMKRYCLYLFILIGISCSAELKAQRNGTVYKGNDPAVRYTGRTLVSSDGSVAFDWVGTYLETRFTGGRLSVKVSETGTSYYNVFVDGKLHKVVKVCGTDTLIHLVSGIDKRIHSLKIQKRSEGEFGKTTIHQFVLSGSGRLAEEPAVRTRHIEFIGNSLTCGYGTDGKHRDEPFLVETENCNLTFASMVARYYDADYTLIAHSGRGAARNYGDSVRVSKVTMKDRMLNTFDEDLTHKWNFKGYLPDLVVINLGSNDFSTEPHPYKSEFTKAYKQILAQLREHYGDIPILCIYPVAMQAPVFSYYEAIINEVNDPKVFLLKLDKNLYNRTTDLGAAWHPGYSGHKKMAMWIIPYISTIMGWDLTDKVIE; this is translated from the coding sequence ATGATGAAACGTTATTGTCTATATCTGTTTATCCTGATAGGGATAAGTTGTTCTGCGGAACTGAAAGCTCAAAGAAACGGAACTGTTTATAAAGGGAATGATCCTGCCGTGCGGTATACCGGCAGAACATTGGTTTCCTCCGATGGTTCGGTAGCTTTCGACTGGGTAGGTACTTATCTGGAAACCCGTTTTACTGGTGGAAGGCTGTCAGTGAAAGTTTCTGAAACAGGAACGAGTTATTATAATGTATTTGTTGATGGCAAACTGCATAAAGTCGTGAAAGTATGCGGAACGGATACATTGATCCATCTGGTATCGGGCATAGATAAGCGCATTCATAGTTTGAAGATACAGAAACGTTCCGAAGGTGAATTCGGCAAGACAACTATCCATCAGTTTGTCTTGTCCGGTTCGGGACGCCTGGCGGAAGAGCCGGCAGTACGCACACGGCATATCGAGTTTATCGGAAACTCGCTTACCTGCGGATATGGCACAGACGGGAAACATCGCGATGAGCCTTTCCTGGTGGAGACGGAAAATTGTAATCTCACATTTGCCTCTATGGTAGCCCGTTATTATGATGCGGACTATACACTGATTGCCCATTCCGGTAGAGGAGCCGCTCGCAATTATGGTGATTCGGTACGCGTGTCGAAGGTTACGATGAAAGACCGGATGCTGAATACCTTTGACGAAGACCTTACTCATAAATGGAATTTTAAGGGATATCTTCCGGATCTGGTAGTTATCAATTTAGGTTCCAATGATTTCTCAACGGAGCCCCATCCTTACAAAAGCGAATTCACCAAAGCATACAAACAGATCCTTGCACAACTGCGTGAGCATTATGGAGATATTCCCATATTGTGCATTTACCCTGTAGCTATGCAAGCTCCTGTATTCAGTTATTATGAAGCGATAATAAACGAAGTGAATGATCCGAAAGTCTTTCTACTGAAACTGGATAAGAACCTCTATAACCGGACTACCGACCTAGGGGCTGCATGGCATCCCGGATATTCGGGACATAAGAAGATGGCGATGTGGATAATTCCTTATATCTCAACGATTATGGGCTGGGATCTGACGGATAAAGTGATTGAGTAA